One Bufo gargarizans isolate SCDJY-AF-19 chromosome 3, ASM1485885v1, whole genome shotgun sequence DNA segment encodes these proteins:
- the NCF1 gene encoding neutrophil cytosol factor 1 has protein sequence MAEPFLRHVQLLGFEKRFSPSQHYVYMFMVKWQDLTEKLVSRKYTEIYEFHKALKEMFPIESGQINKEHRTIPHLPAPKWFDGLKSTENRQVTLADYCSSLLSLPPKISRCPHVLNFFKVRPDDENPTASSNGRKPETFLLKTDSSKKNVSDITGPIILQSYRAIADYEKNSKNELSVKTDDVVDVVEKKENGWWFCQMKNKRGWFPAAYLEPLDSPDEPEDQEPNYEGELHVTIKEYIGELEDELSIQEGESVEVIHKLLDGWWVVRKGSKTGYFPAIYLQKSGDAISAGGSQTKGLPPRRRTISNANSIHKKKRKEISQDSYRRNSTKYLKQRQSITEAMISMTIEEQKEMETTAKAEPAIPPRPSKELILDKCSDHTKNKIKTVN, from the exons GTATACATGTTCATGGTCAAATGGCAGGATCTGACAGAGAAGCTTGTGTCCAGGAAATATACAGAAATTTATGAATTCCAT AAAGCACTGAAAGAAATGTTCCCTATTGAGTCCGGACAAATAAACAAAGAACACAGAACAATCCCTCATTTGCCAG CACCAAAATGGTTTGATGGCCTGAAGTCCACAGAGAACCGACAAGTCACCCTGGCGGATtattgctcatccctactcagcctTCCACCTAAGATATCTCGTTGCCCCCATGTTCTCAACTTTTTCAAGGTCAGACCTGATGATGAAAACCCCACAGCAAGCAGCAA TGGTCGCAAGCCTGAAACTTTCTTGTTGAAGACAGATAGCAGCAAGAAAAATGTGTCTG ACATAACAGGTCCTATTATTCTGCAATCATATCGCGCCATTGCAGACTATGAGAAGAATTCCAAAAATGAGCTGTCTGTAAAGACTGATGATGTTGTCGATGTggtggaaaaaaaggaaaatg GTTGGTGGTTTTGTCAGATGAAAAACAAGAGGGGATGGTTTCCAGCTGCTTATCTTGAACCACTAGATAGCCCCGATGAGCCTGAAGATCAAGAACCAAATTATGAAG GTGAACTGCATGTCACCATAAAAGAGTACATAGGAGAGTTAGAGGATGAACTGTCCATACAAGAAGGGGAAAGTGTGGAAGTCATCCACAAGCTTCTTGATGGTTGGTGGGTTGTGAG GAAAGGCAGCAAAACTGGTTACTTCCCTGCAATATACCTCCAAAAGTCTGGAGATGCCATTTCTGCAGGAGGGAGTCAGACAAAGGGCCTGCCACCCCGGAG GAGAACAATTTCCAATGCTAATAGTATCCACAAGAAAAAACGTAAAGAAATTAGCCAAGACTCGTACAGAAGGAACAGCACGAAGTATCTAAAACAGCGTCAATCTATTACTGAAGCTATGATATCTATGACCATTG AGGAACAAAAGGAGATGGAAACGACAGCTAAAGCTGAACCAGCAATCCCACCAAGACCAAGTAAAGAACTCATCCTCGACAAATGTTCAGATCATACAAAGAACAAGATCAAAACAGTCAATTAA